The Acidobacteriota bacterium genome includes a window with the following:
- a CDS encoding mechanosensitive ion channel family protein translates to MLDQDWLIPLRTVWQSLVQLSLERILWALLIAVAGLLSARLVDKLVSTLLYRLTRRTKTELDDLIIDQLHRPVMRSTVLIGFYVALKVSGLHDQVVNLLAHLIQTLIVLIWLFAAMPLAGIVFRWMSQHETRFRAVQPASLPLFSIGSKVALVSAAVYVGMLTWEIDIAAWVASAGIMGLAVGFAARDTLANLFAGVSILADAPYKIGDYIVLTDGNKRGMVTHIGLRSTRILTRDDIEITIPNAAIANSTLVNESGGPAIHQRVRLRLNVAYGSDVDQVRDLLLAVAREEPMVRPEPAPRVRFRQFGDSGLIFELLCWIAEAELRGRAIDALHTRAYKSLGDAGIEIPFPQQDIHIRQAPKG, encoded by the coding sequence ATGCTCGATCAAGACTGGCTGATTCCACTCAGGACGGTCTGGCAGTCTCTGGTCCAACTGTCGTTGGAGCGAATCTTGTGGGCGCTCCTGATCGCCGTGGCCGGCCTGTTGTCGGCCCGCCTGGTGGACAAGTTGGTCAGCACGCTGCTCTACCGGTTGACGCGGCGCACCAAGACCGAGCTGGACGATCTCATCATCGATCAACTCCACCGCCCCGTCATGCGGAGCACGGTTCTCATCGGCTTCTACGTTGCCCTCAAAGTGTCCGGCTTGCACGACCAGGTGGTGAATCTCCTGGCTCACTTGATCCAGACCCTGATCGTCCTGATCTGGCTGTTTGCCGCGATGCCCCTTGCCGGAATCGTCTTCCGCTGGATGAGCCAGCATGAAACCCGGTTTCGGGCCGTTCAACCGGCCAGCCTCCCCCTGTTTTCCATCGGAAGCAAGGTCGCGCTCGTCAGCGCCGCCGTCTACGTGGGCATGCTGACCTGGGAAATCGACATCGCGGCCTGGGTGGCTTCAGCCGGAATCATGGGCCTCGCCGTCGGTTTTGCCGCCCGGGACACCCTGGCCAACCTGTTTGCGGGCGTCTCCATTCTTGCCGACGCTCCCTACAAGATCGGCGACTACATCGTGCTCACCGACGGCAACAAACGGGGTATGGTGACGCATATCGGACTCCGCAGCACCCGCATATTGACGCGTGACGACATCGAAATCACCATTCCCAACGCGGCCATCGCCAATTCGACGCTGGTCAACGAGAGCGGCGGACCCGCGATTCACCAGCGAGTCCGTCTCCGGCTCAACGTCGCCTATGGATCGGACGTGGACCAGGTGCGCGACCTGCTCCTGGCCGTGGCGCGGGAGGAACCCATGGTCCGGCCCGAACCCGCGCCGCGCGTGCGGTTCCGCCAGTTCGGAGATTCGGGACTGATTTTCGAGCTGCTCTGCTGGATTGCGGAAGCGGAGTTGCGGGGCAGGGCCATCGACGCCCTTCACACCCGGGCCTACAAGTCCCTGGGCGACGCGGGAATCGAGATTCCGTTTCCCCAGCAGGACATCCATATCCGGCAGGCGCCGAAAGGGTAG
- a CDS encoding Gfo/Idh/MocA family oxidoreductase has translation MSELNVGIVGLGWVAGAHIETFKTVSGARVGGVSSRRRLDESELEATYGVPLKAYGSYEEMLADPEIDVVDICTPHHLHAEQSIAAARAGKHLIIEKPLCLTVEDLAAMKRAVEEAGVGVCVCFECRFSEHFTMIQSCISEGLLGRIHYAEVDYYHGIGPWYGQFEWNVKKRYAGSSLLTAGCHALDGLLMFMGGRVEEVVSHGNRSSNSIFSPYEYDTTSVTLLKFEDGRLGKVASVVDCLQPYYFHIHLVGSEGSLLDNRIYSAKLKGLSKEAWSTLETQLIDSGDVSHHPYEPQFQAFVDSVREGRAMPLTGVREAWESHKVVFAADRSAREGRPVKLAEFDAI, from the coding sequence ATGAGCGAATTGAACGTCGGAATCGTGGGACTGGGCTGGGTCGCGGGAGCCCACATCGAAACCTTCAAGACCGTCTCGGGGGCGCGTGTCGGCGGCGTCTCCTCCAGGCGCCGGCTGGACGAGTCGGAACTGGAGGCCACGTACGGCGTCCCGCTGAAGGCCTACGGCAGCTACGAGGAGATGTTGGCCGATCCTGAAATCGACGTCGTGGACATCTGCACCCCGCATCATCTGCACGCCGAGCAGTCCATCGCGGCGGCCCGGGCCGGCAAGCACCTCATCATCGAGAAACCCCTCTGTCTGACGGTCGAGGATCTTGCGGCCATGAAGCGGGCCGTCGAAGAAGCCGGCGTCGGGGTCTGTGTCTGTTTCGAGTGCCGTTTCAGCGAGCACTTCACCATGATTCAGTCCTGTATTTCGGAAGGCCTCCTGGGCCGGATCCACTACGCGGAGGTGGACTACTATCACGGCATCGGACCCTGGTATGGGCAGTTCGAGTGGAACGTCAAGAAGAGGTACGCGGGAAGCAGCCTGCTCACGGCCGGCTGCCACGCCTTGGACGGGCTGCTGATGTTCATGGGGGGCCGTGTCGAGGAGGTGGTGTCCCACGGAAATCGATCCTCCAACTCCATTTTCTCTCCCTACGAGTACGACACCACCAGCGTCACCCTCCTCAAGTTCGAGGACGGCCGGTTGGGCAAGGTCGCCTCGGTGGTGGATTGCCTCCAGCCGTACTACTTCCATATCCACTTGGTGGGGAGCGAAGGCAGCCTGCTGGACAACCGGATCTACAGTGCCAAATTGAAAGGGTTGAGCAAGGAGGCCTGGAGTACTCTGGAAACCCAGTTGATCGATTCGGGAGACGTGAGCCACCATCCGTACGAACCCCAGTTCCAGGCCTTCGTGGACAGTGTTCGAGAGGGCCGCGCCATGCCTTTGACCGGGGTCCGCGAGGCGTGGGAGAGCCACAAGGTGGTGTTCGCGGCCGACCGGTCGGCCCGGGAGGGGCGGCCCGTCAAGCTGGCCGAGTTCGATGCGATCTGA
- a CDS encoding Gfo/Idh/MocA family oxidoreductase, whose translation MAKKTLNVGMIGYGFMGRAHSNAYRKVSQFFELDHAPVLKAVAARNSDKLEPFARNWGWESTETDWRRLVERDDIDVIDICSPNNTHHEIALAAASRGKMVLCEKPLAIDVDEAVQMAEAVEAAGVANMVWFNYRRVPAISLARQMIDEGRLGRIFHYRSTYLQDWTISADVPLGGPTLWRLEKEVAGAGVSGDLASHSIDTAIWLNGPIESVSGMTEIFVKERPVQGSPTERKAVEIDDVCTFMARFSNGSNGTFEATRYARGRKNKNSFEVNGEKGSLYFDLENMHQLQYFNHDDPSHLQGWRTIMVTAFEHPYMKNWWVPGCVIGYEHTFINALADFLKGLESGEGTHPSFREALATQKTQEAVLDSARNLEWVTVD comes from the coding sequence ATGGCAAAAAAGACGCTGAACGTAGGGATGATCGGCTACGGCTTCATGGGCCGGGCCCACTCCAACGCTTACCGTAAGGTCAGCCAATTCTTCGAGCTGGACCATGCCCCCGTGCTCAAGGCGGTGGCGGCCCGGAATTCGGACAAGTTGGAGCCCTTCGCCCGCAATTGGGGCTGGGAATCGACGGAGACGGACTGGCGGCGCCTGGTGGAGCGGGACGACATCGACGTCATCGACATCTGCAGCCCCAACAACACCCACCATGAGATCGCACTGGCCGCCGCGAGCCGGGGCAAGATGGTGCTGTGCGAAAAACCGCTGGCCATCGATGTGGATGAGGCGGTCCAGATGGCGGAGGCCGTGGAGGCGGCGGGGGTCGCCAACATGGTCTGGTTCAACTATCGCAGGGTTCCGGCCATCTCCCTGGCCCGTCAGATGATTGATGAAGGCCGGCTGGGACGGATTTTCCACTACCGGTCCACCTACCTGCAGGACTGGACCATTTCGGCGGACGTTCCGCTGGGCGGTCCCACGCTCTGGCGCCTCGAGAAGGAGGTGGCCGGCGCAGGAGTCTCGGGCGATCTGGCGAGCCACAGCATCGACACGGCGATCTGGCTCAACGGCCCCATCGAATCGGTGTCCGGGATGACGGAGATCTTCGTCAAGGAGCGGCCGGTGCAGGGAAGCCCGACGGAGCGGAAGGCGGTGGAGATCGACGACGTCTGCACCTTCATGGCCCGCTTTTCAAACGGGTCCAACGGAACCTTCGAGGCCACCCGCTACGCTCGCGGACGAAAGAACAAGAACTCGTTCGAGGTCAACGGAGAGAAGGGATCGCTCTACTTCGACCTGGAGAACATGCACCAGTTGCAGTACTTCAACCACGACGACCCGTCTCACCTCCAGGGTTGGCGCACCATCATGGTGACGGCGTTCGAGCACCCCTACATGAAGAATTGGTGGGTTCCGGGTTGCGTGATCGGCTATGAGCACACCTTCATCAACGCGTTGGCCGATTTCTTGAAGGGGTTGGAATCGGGTGAGGGGACCCACCCCAGCTTCCGGGAGGCGCTGGCCACCCAGAAAACCCAGGAGGCGGTTCTCGATTCCGCGCGGAACTTGGAGTGGGTGACGGTCGACTGA
- a CDS encoding sugar phosphate isomerase/epimerase — MRVGMNLLLWTTEVGPSHRDLLRQIRGWGFDGVEIPIFSPHPQRARELGLLLDDLGLERTAVTVVPPNANPIHQDPSVRANALEYLKLVVEACHLAGIRLLAGPLHSPVGLLAGRSRTREEWQWALEILQQTADLARSSRITLALEFLNRFESYFLNCAKDTVEFTTQADRPNLGLLYDTYHAHLEEKNVSAAIRTCAGALRHVHVSENDRATPGEGQVRWSETFDTLKDVGYSGWMVIEAFGQAMPELAAATCIWRRMFPSEEHLARNGLEWIRSNWDG, encoded by the coding sequence ATGCGTGTGGGAATGAATCTGCTCCTCTGGACCACTGAAGTCGGACCGTCCCACCGGGACCTCCTCAGGCAGATTCGCGGCTGGGGGTTCGACGGCGTCGAGATTCCCATTTTTTCGCCCCACCCACAGCGTGCACGGGAACTCGGCCTGCTTCTGGACGATCTGGGACTGGAACGAACCGCCGTCACCGTGGTTCCGCCGAACGCCAATCCCATCCACCAGGATCCATCCGTCCGGGCCAACGCCCTGGAGTACCTGAAGTTGGTGGTGGAGGCCTGCCATCTGGCCGGAATCCGTCTCCTTGCAGGTCCGCTTCACTCCCCTGTCGGTCTCCTGGCGGGGCGGAGCCGCACCCGGGAGGAGTGGCAATGGGCTTTGGAGATCCTGCAACAGACGGCGGATCTGGCCCGATCCAGCCGAATCACGCTGGCGCTGGAATTTCTGAACCGGTTCGAATCCTATTTTCTGAACTGCGCAAAGGACACGGTCGAGTTCACCACTCAGGCCGATCGGCCCAATCTGGGGCTTCTGTACGACACCTACCACGCCCACCTGGAGGAGAAAAACGTCTCCGCGGCGATCCGCACGTGTGCGGGCGCACTTCGGCACGTCCACGTCAGCGAGAACGACCGGGCGACCCCCGGAGAGGGTCAGGTCCGCTGGAGCGAGACATTCGACACTCTCAAGGACGTCGGCTATTCGGGCTGGATGGTCATCGAGGCCTTCGGCCAGGCGATGCCGGAACTGGCCGCCGCCACCTGCATCTGGCGGCGCATGTTCCCGTCGGAAGAGCACCTGGCGCGGAATGGCCTGGAATGGATCCGCTCCAACTGGGACGGCTAG
- a CDS encoding NAD-dependent epimerase/dehydratase family protein: MAKKKVLITGMSGLIGQVCRRKMGDLYELSALNRRPVEGLSCLQADIADLDAIRPAFEGVETVVHLAAMAQGDPTWEDVLPHNIVGTYNVFEAARTAGVERVIFASSGAAVSEWERHAPYDALIEGRYAEVTKWDLLDTSLIRANGLYGCSKQFGETLARFFSDRWGLSMICLRIGRVHWNDRPNEVRDFSVWCSHADIAQMIRRCIDAPGDLKFGIYYVVSDNQWNYRSLENARRDLGFEPQDTADRFRDG; encoded by the coding sequence ATGGCCAAGAAAAAAGTGTTGATTACGGGCATGAGCGGACTCATCGGGCAGGTCTGCCGGCGGAAAATGGGAGATTTGTACGAGCTGAGCGCATTGAACCGGCGCCCGGTGGAGGGGCTCTCCTGCCTCCAGGCGGACATTGCGGATCTGGATGCCATCCGGCCGGCCTTCGAGGGAGTGGAGACCGTCGTCCACCTGGCCGCCATGGCCCAGGGGGACCCCACCTGGGAGGACGTGCTTCCGCACAACATCGTCGGTACCTACAACGTGTTCGAGGCGGCCCGGACGGCCGGTGTCGAGAGGGTCATTTTCGCCAGCAGCGGGGCCGCCGTCAGCGAGTGGGAGCGCCATGCGCCCTACGACGCCCTGATCGAGGGACGATACGCAGAGGTGACCAAATGGGACTTGCTGGACACCTCGTTGATTCGGGCCAACGGCCTCTACGGGTGCAGCAAGCAGTTCGGTGAAACGCTGGCCCGGTTTTTCTCCGACCGCTGGGGCCTGTCCATGATCTGCCTCCGCATCGGCCGGGTCCATTGGAACGACCGTCCCAACGAGGTTCGGGATTTCTCGGTCTGGTGCAGTCACGCGGACATCGCCCAGATGATCCGCCGCTGCATCGATGCGCCCGGGGACCTGAAGTTCGGGATCTACTATGTGGTGTCCGACAACCAGTGGAACTACCGGTCACTGGAAAACGCCCGGAGGGACCTGGGATTCGAGCCGCAGGACACGGCCGATCGTTTCCGGGACGGCTAG
- a CDS encoding aldolase/citrate lyase family protein — MFRNKILERIKSGEKALGLFMSDPSEELVEMAGRMGLDFVGFDGQHSPLTPERVGTLCTIADGFEVTPTMRVPDGNESTLLSYLDRGIRGITVPNIQTREEAEKLVKFAYFAPLGLRSSTSYRMVMNQEGKDRNTLFQEVNANLMIVPQLESVTSIRNLDEILKVEGIDYFGGGPEDMAQSMGIPGRHDDPRVAEIYKEMERKVHAAGKFMAGDYMESVNVFWNVKGALEQLLESHGRRSRMTW, encoded by the coding sequence ATGTTTCGAAACAAGATCCTCGAAAGAATCAAGAGCGGCGAGAAGGCCCTGGGCCTGTTCATGTCGGACCCTTCCGAAGAACTGGTGGAAATGGCCGGGCGGATGGGGTTGGACTTCGTCGGATTCGACGGCCAACACTCTCCCCTCACGCCGGAGCGCGTCGGCACCTTGTGCACCATCGCCGACGGGTTCGAAGTCACCCCCACCATGCGCGTTCCCGACGGAAACGAGAGCACGCTCCTGTCCTATCTCGACCGTGGAATTCGCGGTATCACCGTCCCCAATATCCAAACCCGGGAAGAAGCCGAAAAACTGGTCAAATTCGCTTATTTCGCTCCGCTGGGCCTGCGCAGCTCCACCAGCTACCGCATGGTCATGAACCAGGAGGGGAAGGACCGCAACACCCTCTTCCAGGAAGTCAACGCCAACCTGATGATCGTCCCCCAACTGGAGAGCGTGACTTCAATCCGGAATCTGGACGAAATCCTCAAGGTGGAGGGAATCGACTATTTCGGAGGGGGACCCGAAGACATGGCCCAGTCCATGGGCATTCCGGGCCGGCACGACGACCCCAGGGTGGCCGAGATCTACAAGGAGATGGAACGGAAGGTCCATGCCGCCGGAAAGTTCATGGCGGGGGACTATATGGAGTCGGTGAACGTCTTCTGGAACGTCAAGGGCGCCTTGGAGCAACTGCTTGAAAGCCACGGCCGCCGCTCCCGCATGACCTGGTAA
- a CDS encoding LLM class F420-dependent oxidoreductase, protein MKYVLNLPIAGPLAVPRSLSALARAAEVHGVDVISSSERLVLPRSVETRYPYGATGKFPGGTGGQKCLEMLTTLAFLCGQTSRVRILTSVLVLPYRDPVLAAKMLATLDVLSRGRLIVGCGVGWMREEFEALDLPVRFEDRGRASDEYLRSMQELWCSENPEFNGDHVRFSGIEFHPRPVQRPHPPFWFGGESPAALRRVARFGAGWMPIAGNPRHPLDDDRQLAQAIGRLRRLVEAEGRNPDKIHVRFGGGWNESPRRGPAGKRLPMSGSAQQVAGDIRRYQDLGVDHLGVGLLTEDLSESLARIERFMTGVSPLV, encoded by the coding sequence GTGAAGTACGTCCTGAATCTGCCTATCGCAGGCCCCTTGGCGGTTCCCCGCAGCCTCTCGGCCCTGGCTCGAGCCGCCGAGGTCCACGGAGTCGACGTCATCTCCTCCAGCGAGCGCCTGGTCCTGCCCCGTTCCGTGGAGACCCGCTACCCGTACGGCGCCACGGGCAAGTTTCCCGGGGGAACCGGCGGCCAGAAGTGCCTGGAGATGCTGACGACCCTGGCCTTCCTCTGCGGGCAGACGTCCCGGGTGCGCATCCTGACCTCGGTGCTGGTTCTGCCCTACCGGGACCCGGTCCTGGCGGCCAAGATGCTGGCCACCCTGGACGTCCTCTCCCGGGGCCGGCTCATCGTGGGCTGCGGCGTCGGCTGGATGCGGGAGGAGTTCGAAGCCCTGGACCTGCCGGTCCGATTCGAGGACCGGGGCCGCGCCTCGGACGAGTACCTGAGGAGCATGCAGGAACTCTGGTGCAGCGAGAACCCTGAGTTCAACGGCGACCACGTCCGTTTTTCCGGCATCGAATTCCATCCCAGGCCGGTGCAGCGGCCTCACCCGCCCTTCTGGTTCGGTGGAGAGAGCCCCGCGGCCCTCCGGCGCGTGGCCCGCTTCGGAGCCGGATGGATGCCCATCGCCGGAAATCCGCGCCATCCGCTGGACGACGACCGCCAACTCGCCCAAGCGATCGGAAGACTCCGTCGATTGGTGGAGGCCGAAGGCCGGAATCCGGACAAGATCCACGTCCGTTTCGGCGGCGGGTGGAACGAGTCCCCGCGCCGCGGCCCTGCAGGAAAGCGACTGCCCATGAGCGGTTCGGCCCAACAGGTGGCCGGAGACATTCGCCGCTACCAGGATCTGGGAGTCGACCACCTGGGGGTGGGTCTTTTGACGGAAGACCTGTCCGAAAGCCTGGCACGGATCGAGCGCTTCATGACCGGTGTCTCGCCCCTGGTCTGA
- a CDS encoding DUF5009 domain-containing protein, with translation MSTLQGAFVGSRGESESAKGNRRQQRLLSLDAYRGLIMVSLAFKGFGLRETAGNHLATNPDSSFWQTVHYQFSHVPWTGCGYWDLIQPSFMFMVGVSMAYSYAKRSGLGHSYGRMLRHALWRSAVLILLGVFLISDSLSSTNWSLMNVLTQIGLGYTFLFLFWRRGLRIQFLGAVFVLILTWMLYVLYPGAGVELASGSPEVGVQPEWAQRHLAEVPPAWHKNANAGHAVDVWLLNRMPRREPFVYDGGGYPTINFIPSLATMLFGLMAGGFLRSRRSARTKLGTILAAGMMGLTVGLILEWTGVCPLVKRIWTPSWAIFSTGWCCLILGGLYALIDVAGIRRWTFPLVVVGTNSIAIYSMSMLLPDWTAATLRTHLGQNIFQLWGAANEPALESVMVGLTFWLVCWWMYRRKIFVRV, from the coding sequence ATGTCGACTCTACAGGGGGCGTTCGTGGGATCCCGCGGTGAATCCGAATCCGCGAAAGGCAACCGGCGGCAACAGAGGTTGCTCTCTCTCGACGCCTATCGCGGGCTGATCATGGTCTCCCTCGCCTTCAAGGGTTTCGGTCTCAGGGAGACGGCCGGGAATCATCTGGCGACGAACCCGGACTCTTCCTTCTGGCAAACGGTTCACTACCAGTTTTCCCACGTCCCCTGGACCGGATGCGGCTACTGGGATCTGATCCAACCCTCCTTCATGTTCATGGTGGGAGTGTCCATGGCCTACTCCTATGCCAAACGGTCCGGACTGGGGCACTCCTACGGCAGGATGCTGCGCCACGCGCTCTGGAGATCCGCCGTCCTCATCCTGCTGGGCGTCTTCCTGATTTCCGATTCCCTCTCCAGCACCAATTGGTCGCTGATGAATGTCCTGACCCAGATCGGGCTGGGCTACACCTTCCTCTTCTTGTTCTGGCGTCGAGGACTTCGAATTCAGTTCCTTGGGGCAGTGTTCGTCCTGATCCTGACGTGGATGTTGTACGTCCTGTATCCCGGAGCCGGCGTCGAGCTTGCGAGCGGCTCGCCCGAGGTGGGGGTTCAACCGGAGTGGGCCCAGCGGCATCTGGCGGAAGTGCCTCCAGCCTGGCACAAGAACGCCAACGCCGGCCACGCCGTTGACGTCTGGCTGCTGAACCGGATGCCACGCCGGGAACCGTTCGTCTACGACGGAGGAGGGTATCCGACCATCAACTTCATTCCCTCCCTGGCCACCATGCTCTTCGGCCTGATGGCAGGCGGGTTCCTGCGTTCGCGCCGCTCGGCCCGAACCAAGCTCGGAACAATTCTGGCAGCCGGGATGATGGGTCTGACCGTAGGACTGATCCTCGAGTGGACAGGTGTCTGTCCACTCGTCAAGCGGATCTGGACACCCTCCTGGGCAATCTTTTCGACGGGCTGGTGCTGCCTGATCCTGGGAGGGCTCTACGCTCTGATCGACGTGGCCGGGATCCGTCGCTGGACCTTCCCGCTGGTGGTGGTGGGAACCAACTCCATCGCCATCTACTCGATGAGCATGCTCCTGCCCGACTGGACCGCGGCAACCTTGCGGACGCACCTGGGGCAGAACATCTTCCAGCTCTGGGGAGCCGCCAATGAGCCCGCCCTCGAATCGGTGATGGTGGGGCTCACGTTCTGGCTGGTCTGCTGGTGGATGTATCGGCGGAAGATCTTCGTCAGAGTGTGA
- a CDS encoding GAF domain-containing protein, which produces MQNLDELRGENELLRNCISRLTAASLQISASLGLDTVLREIVESARELAGADCGVITTVDASGQVEDFVSSGFTTEEHQQSADWPAGLRLFGHLRDLPGPIRLRGLPGYVGSLGISSHLTWMKTFQVTPMSHRGVHVGSFFLARKEGSREFTREDEGILVLFGSQAAAAIAGPALWAVW; this is translated from the coding sequence ATGCAGAATCTGGACGAACTGAGGGGGGAGAACGAACTGCTGCGCAACTGCATCTCCCGGCTCACCGCGGCCAGCCTGCAAATCAGCGCGAGCCTCGGCCTTGACACGGTGCTGCGCGAGATTGTGGAAAGCGCCCGGGAGCTGGCGGGCGCCGACTGCGGCGTCATCACGACCGTCGATGCCTCAGGTCAGGTCGAGGACTTCGTCTCTTCCGGCTTCACCACGGAAGAACACCAGCAGTCGGCGGACTGGCCCGCCGGGCTACGGCTCTTCGGGCATTTACGGGACCTGCCGGGACCGATAAGACTGCGAGGTCTTCCCGGCTATGTCGGGTCGCTCGGCATTTCCTCGCACTTGACGTGGATGAAGACGTTCCAGGTCACGCCGATGAGTCATCGGGGCGTCCATGTTGGCAGCTTCTTTCTCGCCCGGAAGGAAGGCAGCCGGGAGTTCACGAGGGAGGACGAAGGGATTCTCGTGCTGTTCGGGTCGCAGGCGGCAGCGGCCATTGCCGGACCGGCACTATGGGCAGTGTGGTGA
- a CDS encoding PLP-dependent aminotransferase family protein gives MSQPSLFAQDDVYSRSIPRQAGPRGAHPAATYDFGVAYPDPGSLPLAELAEGLRVGLEEEGRDLAKYPHPSGYPPLREYVAEKLARDRGLSVSAQDIILGDGSSQPNHMIIEALMNPGEVVLTEEFTYPGTLGILRRFGADIRGVACDQEGFLPDALERAIRSACSEGKRVKLIYTIPTFQNPLGWVMSLERRQHLLETAQRHGIAILEDDCYVDLRFEGEPVPAIASLDTDGVVVYVGSFSKIIGPGVRLGYLAGPSPLLDRISAIKSGGGVSQLGALAIHRYAVTHLEEHIRSANGILSRKRDAMLAGLAEGFGERSDIEASWSRPRGGLFIWLTLAPAVDMQAIADRALREGIIIFPGIRLSPGGNSGHNCARLCFGYDPPRVIQEGMRLLAGICRRETVASV, from the coding sequence ATGTCGCAACCAAGCTTGTTCGCCCAGGACGACGTTTATTCCCGCTCCATACCCCGCCAGGCGGGGCCGCGGGGGGCTCATCCGGCCGCAACCTACGATTTCGGCGTGGCCTATCCCGATCCCGGCTCCCTGCCGCTGGCGGAGTTGGCGGAAGGCCTTCGAGTGGGCCTCGAAGAGGAAGGGAGAGATCTCGCCAAATACCCCCATCCTTCGGGATATCCGCCCTTGCGGGAGTACGTCGCCGAGAAGCTGGCGCGGGACCGGGGTCTTTCGGTTTCGGCGCAGGACATCATCCTCGGGGACGGTTCCAGCCAGCCCAATCACATGATCATCGAAGCGCTGATGAACCCGGGCGAGGTGGTCCTGACCGAAGAGTTCACCTATCCGGGGACTCTGGGTATTCTGAGGCGATTCGGGGCCGATATCCGCGGGGTGGCCTGCGACCAGGAAGGATTCCTGCCCGATGCGCTGGAGAGAGCGATCCGAAGCGCTTGCAGCGAAGGGAAGCGGGTCAAGCTCATCTACACGATTCCGACTTTCCAGAATCCCCTGGGATGGGTCATGAGCCTGGAGCGCCGGCAGCACCTGTTGGAGACGGCCCAACGGCACGGGATCGCGATCCTGGAAGACGATTGCTACGTGGACCTTCGTTTTGAGGGGGAGCCGGTGCCGGCGATCGCCTCCCTCGATACCGATGGGGTGGTGGTGTACGTCGGTTCCTTCTCCAAGATCATCGGACCGGGCGTGCGCCTCGGTTACCTGGCCGGACCTTCTCCGCTCCTGGACCGGATCTCGGCCATCAAGAGTGGCGGGGGGGTGAGCCAGTTGGGGGCGCTGGCCATCCATCGTTATGCCGTGACCCACCTGGAGGAGCACATCCGGTCCGCCAACGGAATCCTCAGCCGCAAGCGGGACGCCATGCTGGCGGGCTTGGCGGAGGGATTCGGGGAGCGATCGGATATCGAAGCCTCCTGGAGCCGTCCCCGGGGCGGCCTGTTCATCTGGCTGACTTTGGCTCCTGCGGTCGACATGCAGGCGATTGCCGACCGGGCCCTGCGCGAGGGTATTATCATCTTTCCCGGCATACGCCTGTCGCCCGGGGGAAATTCGGGTCACAACTGCGCCAGGCTCTGTTTCGGGTACGATCCTCCCCGGGTCATTCAGGAGGGAATGCGGCTGCTGGCCGGAATCTGCCGACGGGAAACCGTCGCGTCGGTGTAG